In Odontesthes bonariensis isolate fOdoBon6 chromosome 22, fOdoBon6.hap1, whole genome shotgun sequence, one genomic interval encodes:
- the LOC142373151 gene encoding plancitoxin-1-like isoform X2 codes for MTSQTQQRNLSCSTATDSRSGTFGRPELSAQLHHSFLLLKQGAMLRLVLTLSLLYAGCEGQVTCRDENNDQKDWYILYKAPKTVPGDGVKYLYIDSTGATTANKAINDADGILANTLRPIFKPDGSMASNFGFISYNDQHSKCSTGTLYDGTLNATIDTHGGQNVGHTKGVVMVENGSTGVWLSHSTPQFPNKRDQNNFWPSTGSANGQTFMCVTFDYDQFDEIGLHLQYIGACPFDKKIPSDFHQSLIDAANGATKTPKTDFVTLKSSGNQIFKGIAKNMDANGQAAGGDLYVTITERFQSDVSAQTWGRQVHRDKSFCESGKRKVLNIEDVNTALGAWKASHDHSKWCVATDQNRPLTCIADVNRGKTQYVRRGGALCIEDQTVRDTFQGFVGKVEKCNTFMAIIYNMAQLSLDFVKLLVEPFFA; via the exons GGAGCCATGTTGAGGCTGGTGTTGACTCTGAGTCTGCTGTACGCCGGCTGTGAGGGTCAGGTGACCTGCAGAGATGAGAACAATGATCAAAAGGACTG GTACATCTTGTACAAGGCACCTAAAACGGTTCCTGGAGACGGTGTTAAGTATCTTTACATCGACTCAACCGGGGCAACAACGGCCAACAAAGCTATCAATGATGCTGATGGGATTCTGGCAAATACCCTGAGACCCATCTTCAAACCAGATGGATCCATG GCCTCAAACTTTGGATTCATCAGCTACAACGATCAACACTCAAAATGCAGCACAGGAACCCTGTATGATGGAACCCTGAATGCCACAATAGACACTCATGGTGGACAGAATGTGGGCCACACTAAAG ggGTAGTGATGGTGGAAAATGGCAGCACGGGAGTCTGGCTCTCACACAGCACTCCACAGTTCCCTAATAAAAGAGACCAAAACAACTTCTGGCCTTCTACTGGATCTGCAAATGGTCAGACATTCATGTGTGTGACATTCGACTACGACCAGTTCGACGAGATCG GGTTACATCTGCAGTACATCGGAGCTTGTCCATTCGACAAAAAGATTCCAAGTGATTTTCATCAGTCCCTCATAGATGCTGCAAATGGGGCGACGAAAACTCCAAAAACAGATTTTGTGACTCTGAAATCAAGTGGAAACCAAATATTTAAAGGCATCGCCAAAAACATGGACGCGAACGGCCAAGCAGCAG GTGGAGACCTGTATGTCACCATAACCGAGAGGTTCCAAAGTGACGTGAGCGCCCAGACGTGGGGCAGGCAGGTTCATCGTGATAAATCCTTTTGTGAGTCTGGTAAACGTAAAGTGCTCAACATTGAGGATGTGAACACCGCTTTGGGTGCCTGGAAGGCTTCCCATGATCATTCAAAGTGGTGCGTGGCCACGGATCAGAACAGACCCCTGACTTGTATTGCTGATGTAAACAGAGGCAAGACCCAGTACGTGAGGCGTGGGGGGGCGCTGTGCATCGAAGACCAAACCGTCAGAGACACATTTCAGGGGTTTGTTGGTAAAGTTGAGAAATGTAACACATTCATGGCCATCATTTACAACATGGCACAGCTAAGTTTAGACTTTGTGAAGCTTCTTGTTGAGCCGTTCTTTGCTTAA
- the LOC142373151 gene encoding plancitoxin-1-like isoform X3, producing the protein MLRLVLTLSLLYAGCEGQVTCRDENNDQKDWYILYKAPKTVPGDGVKYLYIDSTGATTANKAINDADGILANTLRPIFKPDGSMASNFGFISYNDQHSKCSTGTLYDGTLNATIDTHGGQNVGHTKGVVMVENGSTGVWLSHSTPQFPNKRDQNNFWPSTGSANGQTFMCVTFDYDQFDEIGLHLQYIGACPFDKKIPSDFHQSLIDAANGATKTPKTDFVTLKSSGNQIFKGIAKNMDANGQAAGGDLYVTITERFQSDVSAQTWGRQVHRDKSFCESGKRKVLNIEDVNTALGAWKASHDHSKWCVATDQNRPLTCIADVNRGKTQYVRRGGALCIEDQTVRDTFQGFVGKVEKCNTFMAIIYNMAQLSLDFVKLLVEPFFA; encoded by the exons ATGTTGAGGCTGGTGTTGACTCTGAGTCTGCTGTACGCCGGCTGTGAGGGTCAGGTGACCTGCAGAGATGAGAACAATGATCAAAAGGACTG GTACATCTTGTACAAGGCACCTAAAACGGTTCCTGGAGACGGTGTTAAGTATCTTTACATCGACTCAACCGGGGCAACAACGGCCAACAAAGCTATCAATGATGCTGATGGGATTCTGGCAAATACCCTGAGACCCATCTTCAAACCAGATGGATCCATG GCCTCAAACTTTGGATTCATCAGCTACAACGATCAACACTCAAAATGCAGCACAGGAACCCTGTATGATGGAACCCTGAATGCCACAATAGACACTCATGGTGGACAGAATGTGGGCCACACTAAAG ggGTAGTGATGGTGGAAAATGGCAGCACGGGAGTCTGGCTCTCACACAGCACTCCACAGTTCCCTAATAAAAGAGACCAAAACAACTTCTGGCCTTCTACTGGATCTGCAAATGGTCAGACATTCATGTGTGTGACATTCGACTACGACCAGTTCGACGAGATCG GGTTACATCTGCAGTACATCGGAGCTTGTCCATTCGACAAAAAGATTCCAAGTGATTTTCATCAGTCCCTCATAGATGCTGCAAATGGGGCGACGAAAACTCCAAAAACAGATTTTGTGACTCTGAAATCAAGTGGAAACCAAATATTTAAAGGCATCGCCAAAAACATGGACGCGAACGGCCAAGCAGCAG GTGGAGACCTGTATGTCACCATAACCGAGAGGTTCCAAAGTGACGTGAGCGCCCAGACGTGGGGCAGGCAGGTTCATCGTGATAAATCCTTTTGTGAGTCTGGTAAACGTAAAGTGCTCAACATTGAGGATGTGAACACCGCTTTGGGTGCCTGGAAGGCTTCCCATGATCATTCAAAGTGGTGCGTGGCCACGGATCAGAACAGACCCCTGACTTGTATTGCTGATGTAAACAGAGGCAAGACCCAGTACGTGAGGCGTGGGGGGGCGCTGTGCATCGAAGACCAAACCGTCAGAGACACATTTCAGGGGTTTGTTGGTAAAGTTGAGAAATGTAACACATTCATGGCCATCATTTACAACATGGCACAGCTAAGTTTAGACTTTGTGAAGCTTCTTGTTGAGCCGTTCTTTGCTTAA
- the LOC142373151 gene encoding plancitoxin-1-like isoform X1, with protein MTSQTQQRSNLSCSTATDSRSGTFGRPELSAQLHHSFLLLKQGAMLRLVLTLSLLYAGCEGQVTCRDENNDQKDWYILYKAPKTVPGDGVKYLYIDSTGATTANKAINDADGILANTLRPIFKPDGSMASNFGFISYNDQHSKCSTGTLYDGTLNATIDTHGGQNVGHTKGVVMVENGSTGVWLSHSTPQFPNKRDQNNFWPSTGSANGQTFMCVTFDYDQFDEIGLHLQYIGACPFDKKIPSDFHQSLIDAANGATKTPKTDFVTLKSSGNQIFKGIAKNMDANGQAAGGDLYVTITERFQSDVSAQTWGRQVHRDKSFCESGKRKVLNIEDVNTALGAWKASHDHSKWCVATDQNRPLTCIADVNRGKTQYVRRGGALCIEDQTVRDTFQGFVGKVEKCNTFMAIIYNMAQLSLDFVKLLVEPFFA; from the exons GGAGCCATGTTGAGGCTGGTGTTGACTCTGAGTCTGCTGTACGCCGGCTGTGAGGGTCAGGTGACCTGCAGAGATGAGAACAATGATCAAAAGGACTG GTACATCTTGTACAAGGCACCTAAAACGGTTCCTGGAGACGGTGTTAAGTATCTTTACATCGACTCAACCGGGGCAACAACGGCCAACAAAGCTATCAATGATGCTGATGGGATTCTGGCAAATACCCTGAGACCCATCTTCAAACCAGATGGATCCATG GCCTCAAACTTTGGATTCATCAGCTACAACGATCAACACTCAAAATGCAGCACAGGAACCCTGTATGATGGAACCCTGAATGCCACAATAGACACTCATGGTGGACAGAATGTGGGCCACACTAAAG ggGTAGTGATGGTGGAAAATGGCAGCACGGGAGTCTGGCTCTCACACAGCACTCCACAGTTCCCTAATAAAAGAGACCAAAACAACTTCTGGCCTTCTACTGGATCTGCAAATGGTCAGACATTCATGTGTGTGACATTCGACTACGACCAGTTCGACGAGATCG GGTTACATCTGCAGTACATCGGAGCTTGTCCATTCGACAAAAAGATTCCAAGTGATTTTCATCAGTCCCTCATAGATGCTGCAAATGGGGCGACGAAAACTCCAAAAACAGATTTTGTGACTCTGAAATCAAGTGGAAACCAAATATTTAAAGGCATCGCCAAAAACATGGACGCGAACGGCCAAGCAGCAG GTGGAGACCTGTATGTCACCATAACCGAGAGGTTCCAAAGTGACGTGAGCGCCCAGACGTGGGGCAGGCAGGTTCATCGTGATAAATCCTTTTGTGAGTCTGGTAAACGTAAAGTGCTCAACATTGAGGATGTGAACACCGCTTTGGGTGCCTGGAAGGCTTCCCATGATCATTCAAAGTGGTGCGTGGCCACGGATCAGAACAGACCCCTGACTTGTATTGCTGATGTAAACAGAGGCAAGACCCAGTACGTGAGGCGTGGGGGGGCGCTGTGCATCGAAGACCAAACCGTCAGAGACACATTTCAGGGGTTTGTTGGTAAAGTTGAGAAATGTAACACATTCATGGCCATCATTTACAACATGGCACAGCTAAGTTTAGACTTTGTGAAGCTTCTTGTTGAGCCGTTCTTTGCTTAA